A genomic segment from Gracilimonas sediminicola encodes:
- a CDS encoding peptidase MA family metallohydrolase: protein MKVKISSVVLLAAIVFMSGTPALAQYYSFGKNRVVYEDFEWRYIQSKHFDVYYYGEKNYELAEFGAKSIESAYKQLSEDFNHEISNRITLIVYDSHNDFSQTNVVNLPTSAEGIGGVTDKMKNRMTVPFTHDYADFRRTLHHELVHAVFNDMFYGGTINSIIRNNIQLQFPLWFEEGLAEYTALGWDTNTDMYVRDAVINNYLPPLQYLGGYYAYRGGQSFWNFVVEEYGRQKIAEILQRIKTTRSVEVGLQQSLGLNFEELDKAWQDALQERYYPEVAERERADMIANQLTERGQYGSYNTSPAISPQGDKVAFITNRRGYFDVVAISAIDGRKLKTLIRGEDNPEFEELNILNPNIAWSPDGNQIAISTKSKGRDDIALINYNTGKINKLKFPNLDAIASIAWSPDGKKLAFDGNIGPYQDIFVYNLETGKLINVTGDFFSDMQPAWGTDSETLYFVSDRGEKVALHNYTLSYDLLGDESIYQTDIFRVNLNSRTTATRLTNTPTWSEKGPQTTRDGRLVYISDENGILNVYEYNLDTRTSAPLTNLQTGTSQISISGDGSRLAFNSINEGYLDIFLLRSPLSREKAGDLSKNYWAQRRASESKLTRVPAIRYAQQLFADGLSLEGERVAIADEEVEQAGETETEGEEGTGEEAQQEQVEEEESDEIDFRNYVFSTEVMEDTTLELEDVKSFTPENNITDDGRYQPKNYRLKFSTDIAYNPTFVASTYGSAAQTQFIISDLLGDHQIALGTNFVTDLRNSDYSIQYGYLKNRTNWFGSYFHTSRRYQTIFGELIRFRTFGGSVNAQYPFNKFKRIDFGFSAMGITRDYSSVSDRFAGLSTNTNQPDNQRSLFIYPEVVFTNDRTLPGFLTPRGGRRYSIGISGSPGVGENAPQFGSVLADFRQYIGLGRSGQYSIALRASGATSIGPDKQTYFMGGRLGWINQQFSNNGLSFDKLTDSFFTVPALPVRGYAYNSIYGSNFSLINAEFRFPLFAAVVPGALPILPFYNITGAAFLDVGTAWGERIDYGLLDNGERVINDAKLDFKIAEERFSDEAVTPQGPVQFEAPYYDGDILIGAGFGLRTIVFGLPFRYDVGWPYGREGFGDDPIHYFSIGIDF from the coding sequence ATGAAAGTTAAAATTAGTTCAGTTGTATTACTCGCTGCAATAGTATTTATGTCCGGTACACCGGCTCTGGCTCAATATTATTCGTTTGGTAAAAACAGGGTGGTGTACGAGGATTTTGAATGGCGCTACATTCAGTCCAAGCATTTCGATGTGTATTACTACGGAGAAAAGAACTATGAGCTGGCTGAATTTGGGGCGAAAAGTATCGAGTCGGCCTACAAGCAACTGTCCGAAGATTTTAACCATGAGATATCCAATCGTATAACGCTCATCGTTTATGATTCTCATAACGATTTCTCCCAGACCAATGTAGTGAATTTGCCTACTAGCGCAGAGGGAATTGGCGGGGTGACCGACAAAATGAAAAACCGTATGACGGTCCCTTTTACCCACGATTATGCTGACTTCCGGCGAACCCTGCATCACGAACTGGTTCATGCCGTTTTTAATGATATGTTTTACGGCGGTACCATCAATTCCATTATCCGAAATAATATTCAGCTTCAGTTTCCGCTTTGGTTTGAAGAAGGCCTTGCTGAGTACACCGCCTTAGGCTGGGATACGAATACGGATATGTATGTTCGGGATGCGGTAATCAACAACTATTTACCTCCGCTTCAGTACCTGGGCGGGTATTATGCCTACCGTGGTGGTCAGTCATTCTGGAACTTTGTGGTTGAAGAATACGGCCGCCAAAAAATTGCTGAAATATTACAGCGAATTAAAACCACCCGCAGTGTCGAGGTAGGTTTGCAGCAGTCGCTGGGATTGAATTTTGAAGAACTGGATAAGGCCTGGCAAGATGCCCTTCAGGAAAGATACTATCCGGAAGTTGCTGAAAGGGAACGAGCCGATATGATCGCTAATCAGCTGACTGAACGAGGGCAGTACGGCTCCTATAATACCAGTCCTGCCATATCTCCGCAGGGCGATAAAGTGGCTTTCATCACTAATAGGAGAGGATATTTTGATGTTGTAGCCATCAGTGCTATTGATGGAAGAAAACTAAAGACGTTGATCAGGGGAGAAGATAATCCTGAGTTTGAGGAACTGAACATTTTGAATCCAAATATTGCCTGGTCGCCGGATGGAAATCAGATTGCGATATCAACAAAATCGAAAGGAAGAGATGATATTGCCCTGATAAACTACAACACCGGTAAAATTAACAAGCTGAAGTTTCCCAACCTGGACGCCATTGCTTCCATTGCCTGGTCGCCGGATGGCAAGAAATTAGCTTTCGATGGTAATATTGGCCCTTACCAGGATATTTTTGTGTACAACCTCGAAACCGGAAAACTGATTAATGTTACCGGCGACTTCTTCTCAGACATGCAGCCGGCCTGGGGTACGGATTCAGAAACCCTGTACTTTGTGTCAGACCGGGGTGAGAAAGTAGCACTCCACAATTATACGCTCAGTTATGATTTGTTAGGTGATGAAAGCATCTACCAAACCGACATCTTTCGGGTAAACCTGAACTCCAGGACTACAGCCACAAGGCTGACCAATACGCCAACATGGAGTGAAAAAGGCCCGCAAACAACCAGAGACGGACGCTTGGTTTATATCTCTGATGAGAACGGAATCCTGAACGTTTATGAATACAACCTGGATACCCGTACATCGGCCCCGTTAACGAATCTGCAAACCGGTACTTCTCAAATCTCGATAAGCGGTGACGGATCACGATTGGCTTTTAACTCTATCAATGAAGGATATCTCGACATTTTCTTGCTGAGGTCTCCACTCAGCAGGGAAAAGGCAGGCGATCTCTCCAAAAATTACTGGGCGCAACGCAGGGCTTCAGAAAGTAAACTTACCCGGGTTCCGGCTATCCGGTATGCTCAGCAATTATTTGCCGATGGACTCAGCCTGGAAGGCGAACGCGTTGCTATTGCTGATGAAGAAGTTGAGCAAGCCGGTGAAACCGAGACTGAAGGGGAAGAAGGTACCGGTGAAGAAGCACAGCAGGAGCAGGTTGAAGAGGAAGAGTCTGACGAAATCGACTTCAGAAATTATGTATTCAGTACGGAAGTTATGGAGGATACCACTCTTGAACTCGAGGACGTAAAAAGTTTCACTCCGGAGAATAACATTACAGACGACGGACGTTATCAGCCCAAGAATTACCGCCTCAAGTTTTCCACGGATATTGCATATAACCCCACTTTTGTAGCTTCCACTTATGGCTCAGCTGCTCAAACACAATTTATCATCAGTGATCTGCTGGGAGACCATCAAATTGCATTGGGAACCAATTTTGTAACAGACTTGCGAAACAGTGATTATTCCATTCAATACGGATACCTGAAAAACCGAACTAATTGGTTTGGTTCATACTTTCATACTTCCCGAAGATATCAGACTATTTTTGGGGAACTTATCCGTTTTCGGACATTCGGTGGCTCTGTAAACGCTCAGTATCCATTTAACAAGTTTAAGCGAATTGATTTTGGCTTTTCCGCAATGGGCATAACCCGGGATTACAGTTCGGTCAGTGATCGATTTGCAGGTTTGTCAACGAATACCAATCAACCCGACAATCAGCGAAGCCTGTTTATATACCCGGAAGTTGTATTTACCAACGATCGGACCCTGCCAGGATTTTTAACTCCGAGAGGTGGGCGCAGGTATTCTATAGGGATTTCGGGCAGTCCTGGTGTGGGAGAGAATGCCCCACAATTTGGATCTGTTTTGGCTGATTTCAGACAATACATAGGCCTGGGACGAAGTGGGCAGTATTCCATCGCTCTGCGGGCATCCGGCGCCACTTCCATCGGCCCCGACAAGCAAACCTATTTTATGGGTGGCCGGCTTGGCTGGATTAACCAGCAGTTCAGTAATAACGGACTTTCCTTTGATAAGCTGACGGACAGTTTCTTTACCGTTCCTGCTTTACCGGTTCGTGGATATGCCTATAACAGTATTTATGGAAGCAATTTCTCATTAATTAATGCTGAGTTCCGTTTCCCTCTTTTTGCTGCTGTTGTTCCCGGCGCACTCCCGATTCTTCCATTCTATAACATCACGGGAGCCGCTTTCCTTGATGTTGGTACTGCATGGGGCGAGCGAATTGACTACGGCTTACTGGACAACGGAGAACGTGTGATCAATGATGCTAAGCTGGACTTCAAAATTGCTGAGGAAAGATTCAGTGATGAAGCAGTGACTCCACAAGGTCCCGTACAGTTTGAAGCTCCATACTACGACGGTGATATTCTGATTGGGGCCGGGTTTGGATTGAGAACCATCGTTTTTGGTCTGCCTTTCAGGTATGATGTTGGATGGCCATACGGCAGAGAAGGGTTTGGAGACGATCCCATCCACTACTTCTCCATCGGCATAGACTTCTAA
- the rnr gene encoding ribonuclease R, whose amino-acid sequence MSSKKDRLSKFEDLVVDLLKNNPDGKLTREQIISVLRLESNNEIKRLDKTLGRLANQNTISRKDNYVFLGKNTRKKVKKSSGSSHVVEGKIDISVRGTGYVITDELDQDIMISSRDVGTALNDDKVRVKITGQKKGSGQPRGKILEILERGKDFYVGTLTKVSKENFVIESDKKSVHTNFFVLPEFVNGAEDGDKVIFELVDWVHPKALPEARIKSVLGKSGSNDANVLSILAENDMVAEFPKQVEEYANQIPTEIPEEECHRRRDLRDENVFTIDPEDAKDFDDALSIKKLDNGNYYLGVHIADVTHYLTPKTVLDEEAHSRGTSVYLVDRVIPMLPEVLSNGVCSLRPNEDKLTYSCFMEIAPNGKLVDYSVEETVIHSKQRFTYEQAQEVIEGKNHKYAKEVKLAEELARILLDKRFREGAIDFDTPEPKFVLDDNGKPLKVILKERIFAHRLIEECMLMANKTVAMHVEELRKKSDKKRSKDLYPFFYRVHDKPDQEKLASIAEQVKPIGIKFDLGDKISPKKINDLLKKVENTSLEYIVNGLMLRAMAKAEYSPNNLGHFGLGFGHYAHFTSPIRRYPDVIVHRLLKGYNSGARVYTHDQLKKDGEHCSERERVAVDAERDSIKLKQVEFLSGKTGEKFDGIISGVMERGIFVNLKDIYCEGMIRMSDLKSDYFVFNEKRHALVGRKSGKQFQLGDEIRVYVKSTNLEKRQIDFGLAK is encoded by the coding sequence ATGAGTAGTAAGAAAGACAGACTAAGTAAATTTGAAGACCTGGTTGTTGATTTATTGAAGAACAACCCCGACGGTAAGCTAACAAGAGAGCAAATTATTAGCGTACTTCGGTTAGAAAGTAACAATGAGATAAAACGGCTGGACAAAACACTGGGCCGGCTGGCTAATCAAAACACCATCAGCCGAAAAGACAATTATGTTTTTCTTGGGAAAAACACCAGGAAGAAGGTAAAGAAGTCCTCAGGTTCGTCCCATGTTGTAGAGGGAAAGATTGATATCTCAGTCCGCGGAACCGGTTATGTAATTACCGATGAGCTGGACCAGGATATAATGATTTCATCCCGCGATGTAGGAACGGCTCTGAACGATGATAAAGTTCGGGTTAAGATAACCGGGCAGAAAAAGGGCTCCGGCCAACCCCGGGGTAAAATTCTGGAAATACTGGAACGTGGAAAAGACTTTTATGTAGGCACGCTTACAAAAGTCAGTAAAGAGAATTTCGTGATTGAGTCGGATAAGAAATCGGTTCATACCAACTTTTTTGTACTTCCGGAATTTGTAAATGGAGCTGAGGATGGCGACAAGGTTATTTTTGAGCTGGTCGATTGGGTTCACCCCAAAGCGTTACCGGAAGCCCGTATCAAATCGGTTTTAGGAAAATCAGGTTCAAATGATGCCAATGTATTATCCATACTGGCTGAAAATGACATGGTTGCTGAATTTCCCAAACAAGTAGAGGAGTATGCTAACCAGATTCCAACCGAGATTCCCGAAGAGGAATGCCACAGACGCCGGGATTTAAGAGACGAGAATGTGTTTACCATCGACCCGGAAGATGCCAAGGATTTTGATGATGCGCTGAGTATTAAAAAGCTGGATAATGGAAACTATTACCTGGGGGTTCATATTGCTGATGTAACGCATTACCTAACCCCAAAAACCGTTCTGGATGAAGAAGCACACAGCCGGGGAACAAGCGTATATTTAGTGGATCGTGTGATTCCTATGCTCCCGGAAGTGCTGAGTAATGGTGTGTGCAGTTTGCGTCCTAACGAGGACAAGCTGACTTATAGCTGCTTCATGGAAATTGCCCCGAATGGCAAGCTGGTTGATTACTCTGTTGAGGAAACCGTGATTCATTCCAAACAGCGATTTACTTACGAACAGGCTCAAGAAGTGATTGAGGGTAAGAATCACAAATATGCCAAAGAGGTGAAGCTGGCGGAAGAGTTAGCCCGCATACTCCTGGACAAACGATTTCGTGAAGGAGCCATCGATTTTGACACGCCCGAACCCAAGTTTGTTTTAGATGATAACGGTAAGCCGCTCAAAGTAATTTTGAAGGAACGCATTTTTGCCCATCGTCTGATTGAGGAATGCATGCTGATGGCTAATAAAACCGTGGCTATGCATGTAGAGGAGTTACGTAAAAAGTCAGATAAGAAGCGCTCAAAAGACTTGTATCCATTTTTCTACCGGGTACATGACAAGCCGGATCAGGAGAAACTGGCTTCCATAGCGGAGCAGGTTAAACCCATAGGAATCAAGTTTGATCTCGGGGATAAAATCTCTCCTAAAAAGATCAACGACCTTCTCAAAAAAGTGGAAAATACAAGCCTGGAGTATATCGTTAACGGACTGATGCTCAGGGCAATGGCTAAGGCTGAATATTCACCGAATAATCTCGGTCACTTTGGGTTGGGTTTTGGACACTATGCACACTTTACCAGTCCCATTCGCCGTTACCCTGATGTTATTGTGCACCGGCTTCTAAAAGGTTACAATTCAGGAGCCAGGGTTTACACCCACGATCAGCTCAAAAAAGATGGAGAACATTGCAGTGAGCGCGAACGTGTTGCCGTTGACGCTGAACGTGACTCCATAAAACTGAAGCAGGTTGAGTTTTTAAGCGGTAAAACCGGTGAGAAATTTGATGGAATTATCAGCGGTGTGATGGAACGGGGAATTTTTGTGAACCTAAAAGACATTTACTGTGAAGGAATGATAAGAATGAGCGATCTGAAAAGTGATTATTTCGTTTTCAATGAAAAGCGCCATGCCCTGGTAGGCCGCAAGAGCGGAAAACAGTTTCAGCTTGGCGATGAAATCCGGGTTTATGTTAAAAGTACCAACTTGGAAAAACGACAAATCGACTTCGGATTAGCCAAATAA
- a CDS encoding translocation/assembly module TamB domain-containing protein has translation MAYIRWLHKSWNIFWTFIGVLVLTIALVFGAAFGLMQLQPVKDQVAVELQDRFSQNFEGVLSIGQLEGLLPLRMQMNNVKIYPDSSEFRPVFETSSINASLDVWSLLRNRVVINALQVESPKGVVDPESEFSLDEAFKLKSNLTAGSVSSENESGSGFQIIIPSVIVRDGNFVVRNAFENPNRVTSSDSLNIRNVQMDMFFEFTNDQRFVDINRIQFDVPEFDIPTVELFGQIYNDSRFLELNALNIKSGNSSGRFSGEAEGVNMLDGGVQQQLKEATLSLTVDRLALETSYITRFFPDVPELQSDIKGKLTGEGTLDSLYFSTVELSIGESFADLNGTVKNLRSVDKLSYNVSLEAVVLAQKELELVSSALTTAQIDALTSTRFEGEISGTTDTTSTNIMAQNMERGQFQVDGVWNWGNRIGFDLSFNSDSLDLGNLIDPRIQSTDLTLNGEIKSTSFNLRESEGGLVIRSQQGAFDNRRFNQVVILANWNDGLIEPDIRAEVNGALLTTNGTIDLTTSIPSYSLKGEAGNIFLNEIVQDNRMREVYADMEYDLSLMGKEWNDLYGQVSLDITRAVAGDDTLGRHQIYVDFNEPDAQQRILRLTSTAFDATVQGDFVPADLLVLSGQWSRYFTNRVREEIAFDSLTTIKDSTQISRNQNLTISGRLKNLGLITSYFPDFPRISTSARINSTVNVNSQRLLFNATLVDSKTRIRDFEADSLMIQTTGGFRREADLKDFSGLQFQANAAQIDYNTVVGRDFDFAANFNQDSVELRSNIRELADDASFSFHAGGDISEEAISLFIHDFTLGTGTFRWANDGTPMLRYQSDEKLTLKDFVFESDSQFVQVNGTFSSSTEDSVNYNIGEVNLGRLSDLIGGRVRFGGIVNGKFTTRTLTTVPTIQGEIDVEAFNLDNTLFGDILLTSRYNQSLDRFDTNISVSTDSAKYPQYYANNDRKGQNFNIDGYVLAPKEGNFPAVDSLYQFDIEFENIDMWILPYIGPKVFAEAAGLANGTGKIWGNLENYDFESEFIVGTEDAAYIRPQFLDTYYYAQGSLTFNRYEGFTFNDIYFIDPSGGSAILSGFYDLNNFGPTDSLRISLDMDEFQFLNSSFDPTVAFFGQAYGSSTVTISGTNMNPVLRTEQPIVISDFSQISIPLLEETEFNEDNRFIRFVNSFDVDDLRSGVNSTNSRNRINDEQGQPEDELTFAERFTLDLQFVATNPMTVRLIFDPVTGDIVTADGTGRLRILLEDEQVSMFGRFDITGGNYQFVSGDIFTRRFELESGGTITWEGDPANASLNLNAIYRARPDINTLSSTGSRDPENAQRVPVELVLNIGGTLTSIENNFFFRLPNTFESQQSSTLSTQLASINRDESLKLIQATNFMLMGDFIPVSSAGDPQANPFGENLSGSAAVLNPLLSSQVINPLLSNQVNSLLNSDLSSLDVDFNLNTYNQVDLGVALRLYNDKIILRREGQITGRQSNIGDLGATFRINRTFAVTAFHRQDLTFGTISSTEQSQQSQEINGVGLEAKVSFNTWDEFFNRLLSPFRKLFGVKEKEQNQEEITENIEGSDPA, from the coding sequence GTGGCATACATACGCTGGTTACATAAATCCTGGAATATTTTCTGGACCTTTATCGGGGTGCTGGTGTTGACAATTGCCCTCGTTTTTGGGGCAGCTTTTGGGTTGATGCAGCTTCAGCCGGTAAAAGATCAGGTGGCTGTGGAACTTCAGGACCGGTTCAGTCAGAATTTTGAGGGTGTGCTGAGCATTGGTCAGCTTGAAGGCCTCTTGCCGCTCCGTATGCAAATGAATAACGTTAAAATTTACCCGGATTCCTCGGAATTCCGGCCGGTATTTGAGACGAGCTCCATCAATGCCAGTTTGGATGTTTGGTCTCTGCTCAGGAACAGGGTGGTAATTAATGCACTTCAGGTAGAATCGCCGAAAGGAGTTGTGGATCCGGAATCTGAATTTTCTTTGGATGAGGCTTTTAAACTGAAATCAAACCTTACAGCAGGATCGGTAAGTTCAGAAAATGAGTCGGGCTCGGGTTTTCAGATTATCATTCCTTCTGTAATTGTTCGGGATGGTAACTTTGTGGTGCGGAATGCCTTTGAAAATCCAAACCGGGTAACCTCTTCCGATAGCCTGAACATCCGGAATGTTCAGATGGATATGTTTTTTGAATTTACCAACGATCAGCGATTTGTAGATATCAACCGGATACAGTTTGATGTGCCTGAATTTGATATCCCAACCGTTGAGTTATTTGGTCAAATTTATAACGACTCCCGGTTCCTGGAACTGAATGCTCTCAATATTAAGTCCGGTAATTCAAGCGGTCGGTTCAGCGGTGAGGCTGAAGGGGTGAATATGCTGGATGGAGGAGTTCAACAACAGCTTAAAGAGGCTACCCTTAGTTTAACTGTGGATCGATTGGCGCTGGAAACATCCTATATCACCCGTTTTTTCCCTGATGTCCCTGAGCTTCAAAGTGATATTAAAGGTAAACTGACCGGTGAAGGTACGCTCGACTCCCTGTATTTCAGCACTGTTGAACTGAGTATCGGAGAAAGTTTTGCAGATTTAAATGGTACCGTAAAAAATCTTAGAAGTGTTGATAAGCTGTCTTACAACGTAAGCCTGGAAGCAGTTGTTTTGGCACAAAAAGAGCTTGAGCTTGTAAGCTCGGCACTCACCACTGCGCAGATCGACGCCTTAACCTCCACCCGGTTTGAAGGGGAAATTTCGGGTACTACAGACACCACCTCAACGAATATCATGGCTCAGAATATGGAGCGTGGGCAGTTTCAGGTTGACGGGGTTTGGAACTGGGGTAACCGCATTGGTTTTGATCTCAGCTTCAATTCCGACTCCCTTGATTTAGGAAATTTGATTGACCCCCGAATACAATCTACCGATTTAACCCTGAATGGGGAGATTAAAAGCACCTCTTTCAACCTGAGAGAAAGCGAAGGCGGACTGGTAATCAGATCACAACAGGGGGCATTTGACAACCGCCGGTTTAACCAGGTTGTGATATTGGCAAACTGGAACGATGGTTTGATTGAACCGGATATCAGAGCGGAAGTAAATGGGGCGCTTTTAACCACAAATGGTACTATTGACCTAACCACTTCGATTCCGTCCTACTCTTTAAAAGGTGAAGCCGGTAATATATTTCTAAATGAAATTGTGCAAGACAATCGCATGCGGGAAGTGTATGCGGATATGGAATACGATCTGAGCTTAATGGGCAAAGAGTGGAACGACTTGTACGGGCAGGTGAGCCTTGATATTACCCGTGCAGTGGCCGGGGATGATACACTGGGTCGCCACCAAATATATGTTGATTTCAACGAGCCCGATGCCCAACAGCGAATTCTGCGTTTGACCTCTACCGCCTTTGATGCCACCGTGCAAGGGGATTTTGTGCCGGCCGATTTGCTGGTTCTAAGCGGGCAGTGGAGCCGGTATTTTACCAACCGGGTGAGGGAAGAAATCGCTTTTGATAGTTTGACGACCATTAAAGATTCCACCCAAATCAGCCGTAACCAAAACCTAACTATCTCCGGGAGATTGAAAAACCTTGGGTTGATTACCTCATACTTCCCGGATTTCCCACGTATTTCAACTTCTGCCCGCATTAATTCTACGGTGAATGTGAATTCTCAGCGGCTGCTTTTTAATGCTACCCTGGTAGATAGTAAGACGAGAATCCGGGACTTCGAAGCCGACTCTTTAATGATACAAACCACCGGGGGCTTCCGCAGGGAGGCGGACCTGAAAGACTTTTCCGGTCTTCAGTTTCAGGCCAATGCAGCTCAGATTGATTATAACACAGTAGTAGGCAGGGATTTTGATTTTGCGGCTAATTTCAACCAGGATTCCGTTGAGCTGAGAAGTAATATTCGAGAGTTAGCCGATGATGCTTCATTCTCGTTCCATGCCGGAGGGGATATTTCCGAAGAGGCAATTTCATTATTCATCCATGATTTCACGCTGGGTACCGGCACCTTTAGATGGGCTAATGACGGAACTCCCATGCTTCGCTATCAATCGGATGAAAAACTAACGCTGAAAGATTTTGTCTTTGAAAGTGACTCCCAGTTTGTTCAGGTAAACGGCACCTTCAGCAGCTCAACGGAAGATTCGGTAAACTATAACATTGGAGAAGTGAACCTGGGCCGTCTTTCAGATTTGATAGGAGGAAGAGTCAGGTTTGGGGGAATTGTAAATGGGAAATTCACCACCCGAACGCTGACTACCGTGCCGACCATACAGGGTGAAATTGATGTTGAAGCCTTTAACCTGGACAACACACTTTTCGGTGATATCCTGCTCACCAGTAGATACAATCAATCCTTAGACCGTTTTGATACCAATATCTCCGTAAGTACGGATTCGGCCAAGTATCCCCAATACTATGCCAACAACGATCGTAAAGGGCAGAACTTTAATATAGACGGGTACGTCCTGGCTCCAAAAGAAGGTAATTTTCCGGCAGTCGATTCGCTTTATCAGTTTGACATAGAGTTTGAGAATATTGACATGTGGATTTTACCGTACATAGGTCCGAAGGTGTTTGCTGAAGCCGCGGGGCTGGCTAACGGAACGGGTAAAATCTGGGGAAATCTGGAGAACTATGATTTTGAATCAGAATTTATTGTGGGTACAGAAGACGCCGCTTACATCCGCCCCCAATTTCTGGATACCTACTACTATGCACAGGGCAGCCTAACCTTTAACCGGTACGAAGGCTTCACTTTTAATGATATTTACTTTATTGATCCTTCGGGTGGTAGTGCCATTCTGAGCGGTTTTTATGATTTGAATAATTTTGGCCCAACCGACAGCCTTCGGATAAGCCTGGATATGGATGAGTTTCAGTTCCTGAACAGCTCCTTCGACCCAACCGTAGCGTTTTTTGGACAGGCCTATGGCTCCAGCACGGTCACCATTTCCGGTACCAATATGAATCCGGTGCTTCGGACGGAACAGCCCATTGTTATTTCGGATTTTTCACAGATTTCCATCCCTTTATTAGAGGAAACGGAATTCAATGAAGACAACCGGTTTATACGTTTCGTGAATTCTTTTGATGTGGACGATCTACGGTCAGGGGTTAATTCCACTAATTCCCGAAATCGAATTAATGACGAACAGGGCCAACCGGAGGATGAGCTTACCTTTGCTGAGCGTTTTACTTTAGATCTGCAGTTTGTGGCAACCAACCCGATGACGGTGCGGCTGATTTTTGATCCGGTTACCGGCGATATCGTAACTGCCGATGGTACCGGTCGCCTGCGTATTTTGCTGGAAGACGAACAGGTATCCATGTTTGGCCGTTTTGATATCACAGGCGGGAACTACCAGTTTGTGAGTGGCGATATCTTTACCCGCCGGTTTGAGCTGGAATCAGGCGGTACCATTACATGGGAGGGAGATCCGGCAAATGCAAGCCTGAACCTGAATGCCATTTATCGTGCCCGGCCTGATATCAACACCCTGAGCAGCACCGGTTCCAGGGATCCTGAAAACGCCCAACGGGTGCCTGTAGAATTAGTGCTGAATATCGGTGGAACCCTAACCAGTATTGAAAACAATTTCTTTTTCCGTTTGCCCAATACCTTTGAGTCGCAACAAAGCTCAACGCTATCCACCCAGCTGGCCTCCATTAACAGGGATGAAAGCCTGAAGTTAATACAGGCCACCAACTTTATGCTTATGGGAGATTTTATACCGGTTTCTTCAGCGGGTGACCCTCAAGCCAATCCTTTTGGAGAAAATTTATCAGGCAGTGCGGCGGTACTGAATCCGTTGCTTTCGAGCCAGGTTATTAACCCATTGTTATCAAATCAGGTAAATTCGTTATTGAACAGTGATTTGAGTAGTTTAGATGTAGATTTTAACTTAAATACATATAACCAAGTTGACCTTGGAGTTGCGCTACGGCTTTACAATGACAAAATAATACTCCGCCGGGAAGGACAAATCACAGGAAGACAATCAAATATTGGAGATCTTGGTGCTACCTTTAGAATAAACCGCACCTTTGCAGTAACGGCTTTCCACCGCCAGGATCTTACCTTCGGAACCATTAGCAGCACCGAACAATCACAACAATCTCAGGAAATAAATGGGGTAGGCCTTGAAGCCAAAGTAAGTTTCAATACCTGGGATGAATTTTTCAATCGGTTGCTTTCGCCTTTCAGAAAGCTATTTGGCGTTAAAGAAAAAGAACAGAATCAAGAAGAAATAACAGAAAACATAGAGGGATCAGATCCCGCATAA